The window atttttattatttttatgaactttttgtgtatatatatatatattattatacaatgtatatataaaataaaaggaaaagaaattacatttttcataacatatttatacaatatatacatattattgtataattttgtaaaataataataaaataaatgaatttttttttttgtagtAAACTTTAAAGAGAATGTGTTTTacttttcttcttcttttttaatttttatttatttatataccTCGTAccataattaaaaataaagtaatatataaatatatatatatatatttatatttataatatatttctattaatttaagaactgttttatttttctaagaaaaaagacattaaaatttttgttttcGTACAAAAAATCAATTTTACATATgctcatatatattattaaataaaatatgaaaacataaaaaaaagtcaataaataaaaaaataaagaacaatgtaataatatatttttaggATTCAAATGTATTCcatacaaaatataaaaaaaaaaaaaaaaaatggaaaattaaaaatatatgttatattacataacaattgttatttttatttcttaaatagaaaaatatttaatcagaaataaaatatctataaaatataaaatattaaatatatcaatactgaaatttaaaacatcataaaataaataaattataacaaaaatataatacatagatatattaaatatatatattttaataaataaattttctttcaaaaaaaaaaaaaaaaaaaaatgtggttgcacttataatatattattaatatctttaaatattatgatctctttatatatcaccttcttaatatataacccctttatcataatattttattctttcaTTGAACAAAAATATAGCGATATTTAAGgacataaaatatttaatatatattatttatttctatatCTTACATTCTACATTTATCTATATGTtgatgtatatatatatatatatatatatatatataatgaacctttcttttatatgaaaaatgaaattctttattatatatatatatatatatatataaaggCCCAGTAGTAGTATATACtatgtacatatttatattatattttactttaaaaattctttacaatataattattatatcctcttttattattatataatatacttgtagaaaattttaacggttaaatgaattttatttttatgttttatatataatataaataatatataaaaaagataaaattttattcagttaaaaattcaatatattatgattttAATATTGTACCATTTGTGTCATCAATATAATTAACcaatatacataaatattatatatatatatatatatataattatattatatcaatcccaatgaaataaaaaaaaaaaaaaaaaaaatttactTAAGCCAATAAGCACAGCGAGTTTTACAACGcatcataaaatatttggacaaaaaaaaaaattttttttttctgctatttatatacatatataattttatatttatagaaatattcataatatatctaaataaaagattatattttattaattttattctcttttttaatacaaataattttttttctttttctttgtACTATAATAAATTTCAGTCGATTTTCCTTTCTTCTTAAATTATCTTATGTATGTCTATTTTCTAAGTTTGTTCAATTAgtatctatatatatatatatatatatatataatacagATTAAAAGGTACACTATTTGgtattatgaaaaaatatatatatggtacaaatattttcaaagcaaaaataaaaatgcaataaaaaatatatatacatatacatataaaatatatgtaatatatatatatatataaaatatatttatatataatgaatagaataaaataaaaaataattaaaaaaagtactcgtactataaatatatattctttttaaatttcTGCGGACTTTAATATTTCTCAGTCATTAGAATAATGCTCATGTATAATTTctaaacatatatatatatattataattcaCTCACTCACAAAGAAACAAAacgaaataaaaaaaaattcttaaCAAATCCtttctaataataaaaataaattatatttgaagatacatatatatattcttctaAATGAGGGGAACAAAGATCAATAGgattttcatatatatatatatatatatatattataagtTCCTCTTCTTGTATATATCCCCTATTATGTTCTATATATGTAATgcaaaataatatttaatatttttattacaaaaaattccctattttttttgtgtttgTATTTCTCAATTTATTGTATACCATATATTCCCtctctctttttttttttttttttctctggttctataatatttttagtAGTCTCAATTAGTTGTTAANNNNNNNNNNNNNNNNNNNNNNNNNNNNNNNNNNNNNNNNNNNNNNNNNNNNNNNNNNNNNNNNNNNNNNNNNNNNNNNNNNNNNNNNNNNNNNNNNNNNTTCTTTTCAGCTGGTGTTAAAGCTTTCTTTGCTTCTACATATCCGTTAAAGTAGTTTGGGGCAATGAAGTTTAAGGCCAATAAGGCGGcaaagaaataaaagatCTTTGTGATTTTCATTTTGATAAAactacaaaaaaaaaaaaaataaaaataaaaaataaaaaaataatatatatatatatatggatatgtattccttttataaaaagtattattatattttgagTATCtttattctatatattttttttttccctcaatatattatatattatataatatatatatatatatatatatatatatatatatatatataatatatgagAGTTTctttcataaatataagaatattttttttttctattttttttgttctattttctataaattcaatagaataaaaaaagaaactTACTTTTTAAAGAAAAGTTTTGGGGAAAgttttaattaaaaataagatttttttaaaaaagtttaaaatattttgtaaaaaagaaaaaaaacggatttttaattcaagaaaataaaatatttaaaaaagtttttaaaataattttttttcaaaaatgaattttttttttttttgagatttaaaaaaattttattttaaaaaaataatttaaaaaaaaaaattttattttttttataaatttaaaatttatttttttttttttttataatttgtttataaatttaaataaaaaataaaaaacttcaatttaaaataataaatttttaatgctaacttaaaaaaaaataacttttttttgttatttttaaaaattatatattaagttttaaattattataatgtttataaaattataatgtttataattattttatatatatagaaatattaatttttaaagaaataaaaaaaaacgacTTGTTTTTACTACCCACCCacaaatttttatatttcttaatatattcataattaaaataaagcacgttgaattttttagaaaaagatatattatatatatatatatatataataaaacgcgataagatattattattcatttcattgattattttttatttatttattatatatgtattaaccttttttcttatttaaattttattcaaatattattttttttcattattattatagaGATTATTCTATAACTATcttattttgtatatataataggcattatttttaaaaaaaaaaatattatctatataaatattaaattcatgttataatatatatgcaatactttttttaaaattatatatatatatatatataatatagatCAATACCTCCTTAATAAAGaacaataattattttataaacatctataaataataaataccgtaataaaaaaaaaaaaaaaaaaactgTATTTTAAGATAGATAAATAACTAAATATACCATATATTTTAagtattataaattaaaagctataataatgttttaaaaaatatctatttctttaaaaaattttagttggtattttttatt of the Plasmodium reichenowi strain SY57 chromosome 11, whole genome shotgun sequence genome contains:
- a CDS encoding early transcribed membrane protein 11.2, which encodes MKITKIFYFFAALLALNFIAPNYFNGYVEAKKALTPAEK